The genomic interval GCAAAATCCGGATCATTTATTAGTAATTGTTTAAATCCTAATTTAATAAACACCGAAGAAGATGCTTCATTATATTTTTTTACAGTAGCCTTAAATTTAAATGTTTTAAATTTTTTCAGTAAAAGGTTTACTATTTGTGTTCCAAGACCCTGGCCTCTATAATTGTAATCAATAGAATAATCAATATGCCATACGGAATCAATTTCATCTATTCGTATTTGCCCAAATGAATTATTTCCATCACTTAAAATGAACATTTGCGTTTTGGAACTATTCATTTTTTTCTCAAACCAGATTATATGCTTTTCCCAAGTAATTGTATCCTGATTGATTGCATTTTTTCTAACATGCATATCATTTGCCCAGTTAAATAATAACTTTGTATCATTTTCTTTAACTTCTCTTAAAAAAAGGATATCTTGTTTAATTATAAGATTTTGCATTTATAAATTTTGAATGAATAACTACATCAATGAATTTACCATCAAAAAAACAATGATTTTTTAAAACAGCTTCTTTCTGATATCCTTCAGTTTCGATAACCTCATACAAATGAGGTCTTAGATCAAATGCATAAGTATATATTTTGTAAAGATTTAATTCATTAAAAGCAACAATTTCAATTAATCTTAAATAATTTGACCAATATTTTTTGAAATTATCCTTCTGTAACTTAGTATTCATCACAAAAGATATCTCTGCATTTTTATCAATCCAATTAATATGAACCAAGCCTCCATAACCTATACATATATCATTCTCCAAAAAAGAAAATAAAATCTGTCTCGGCCTTTCCTGATTAAAAAGATTAGCTATAACATCATCAAAATAGTGATCTTGATCTTCAATTGTAAGTGGCTTATCCTGACGTAAATGATAAATTTGTTCGTTCCGCCAATTCATTATTTCAAGTCGATCTTCATAACGAATCGGTATAATTTTAAAATTATCTAAACTGAAAAAAGATTTTTCCAGACAGACATACTTAGCTCCTTTTTTAAACATCACAATAATTTATTTTCAACTTTAATATTTTGTTAAATAGTAATAAATTTTAAGATTCTAAATGTTTTTTTAAAATTTCTGAAGCATTTTTTAATTCAAACTGATCTAATAAGTAATGCGCTTCCTTAATTTCCAGATTAATTGTCGGGAATTGTCTCTTTTGAAAATTAAAAGAATTAGATTCAAATA from Flavobacterium sp. carries:
- a CDS encoding GNAT family N-acetyltransferase; amino-acid sequence: MQNLIIKQDILFLREVKENDTKLLFNWANDMHVRKNAINQDTITWEKHIIWFEKKMNSSKTQMFILSDGNNSFGQIRIDEIDSVWHIDYSIDYNYRGQGLGTQIVNLLLKKFKTFKFKATVKKYNEASSSVFIKLGFKQLLINDPDFAFFEY
- a CDS encoding GNAT family N-acetyltransferase, which gives rise to MFKKGAKYVCLEKSFFSLDNFKIIPIRYEDRLEIMNWRNEQIYHLRQDKPLTIEDQDHYFDDVIANLFNQERPRQILFSFLENDICIGYGGLVHINWIDKNAEISFVMNTKLQKDNFKKYWSNYLRLIEIVAFNELNLYKIYTYAFDLRPHLYEVIETEGYQKEAVLKNHCFFDGKFIDVVIHSKFINAKSYN